The Oncorhynchus masou masou isolate Uvic2021 chromosome 6, UVic_Omas_1.1, whole genome shotgun sequence genome has a window encoding:
- the LOC135541012 gene encoding CD209 antigen-like protein C, producing the protein MSNEIYANVEFDNDNVEDIYTNKETINSHDSRSKTKDVSTKSRPQATNQGTESLERRSTRDAAMCLGLLCVLLLAGIIGLFVYYNGEMGSFEENTLVYKTNCSAEQDQLQTKYNTMTKDRDQLQVERDNLQEKFSVVEQHTQQGWRYYKSTFYFTSTEKKTWEGSREDCRGREADLVVINSREEYVFIHGLTKETFWIGLTDQVEEGIWKWVDRTALTTAYWGREQPNNQNGMEEDCAARWSVLSITDNGWHDAPCNELHFWICEKIAFL; encoded by the coding sequence ATGTCTAATGAAATCTATGCCAACGTAGAGTTTGATAATGACAACGTTGAGGATATTTATACCAATAAAGAGACCATCAATTCTCATGACTCCAGAAGCAAGACAAAGGACGTCTCCACAAAGAGTAGACCACAGGCTACAAACCAAGGTACAGAGAGCTTAGAGAGGAGATCCACCAGAGATGCTGCAATGTGTCTGGGGCTGCTGTGTGTTCTCCTACTGGCTGGGATCATAGGCCTGTTTGTCTATTATAATGGAGAGATGGGCAGTTTTGAAGAGAACACCTTAGTTTATAAAACCAACTGCTCAGCTGAACAAGACCAGTTGCAGACCAAGTACAATACCATGACTAAAGATAGGGACCAGCTACAGGTTGAAAGAGACAATCTTCAAGAAAAGTTCTCTGTGGTAGAGCAACACACACAACAGGGATGGAGGTATTACAAGTCCACTTTTTACTTTACCTCTACTGAGAAGAAAACCTGGGAGGGGAGCCGAGAGGACTGTCGGGGAAGAGAAGCAGATCTGGTGGTAATAAACAGCAGAGAGGAATATGTATTTATCCATGGATTGACCAAAGAGACGTTCTGGATTGGTCTGACTGACCAAGTTGAAGAGGGGATCTGGAAGTGGGTGGACAGGACAGCACTGACCACAGCATACTGGGGCAGAGAACAGCCTAATAATCAGAACGGAATGGAGGAGGATTGTGCTGCGCGATGGTCCGTTCTTTCTATCACAGACAACGGCTGGCATGATGCACCTTGCAACGAATTGCACTTTTGGATATGTGAGAAAATTGCCTTCCTGTAA